One Hallerella porci DNA window includes the following coding sequences:
- a CDS encoding PP2C family protein-serine/threonine phosphatase: MIEKILLSFIPLISAFPLFMMIVELYGKRPKGRQWLWLIFSIGFFIWHGIASRFVSQIPFGRPLIPLGDLSLILFFTILFVKEENRKAPNPIRKPYILKGLIALGIFAAVIGVFSYWMQPPIFLIPLFAGALIAVYFDRLYSSMSYYPKPRVHLVYAFYILSSFLVLPVFRLFLLLQIAYVFIRRYRNWIDRKDRLITAHEEARITNHRIVMKMGETVNDFSDLHESIANFLSTLAEGIEAKSAAVYIWDEKQKLFRCSDIYGIFFPLTRGNEMSFTHAEALREIAFAQQISESENVIWQCGISRTGELIRFASSDERILSLGSRAANIRTLILEPLTFNKQLLGVLVVENKLYEHYFDDSDYYLVQNFAHYATMILKANEALVERQNQARTQAELQLGFHIQSGLLPNRIPICDGISLAGSMTPAKEIGGDYFDFLDLPNGNLGIVIGDVSGKGVPAGMVMTTLYAFLHAECHHFENSYSALVHVNSELSGRIAETMFASLLFFEWNPKKKSLHYTSCGHEHILHFKKSENALETIKSGGIALGMIDDNSRIIREKELAVSAGDTVLLYTDGVTESVNDKGEMFGLSRLQNFVSEYEALSAEEIRTSLLEVLKNFANGAAQADDITILVMKF, translated from the coding sequence ATGATTGAAAAAATTTTACTTTCCTTTATTCCGCTGATTTCTGCGTTCCCCCTTTTTATGATGATCGTGGAACTCTACGGAAAACGTCCGAAAGGACGGCAATGGCTTTGGTTAATTTTTTCCATCGGATTTTTCATTTGGCACGGAATTGCTTCGCGTTTTGTGTCTCAAATTCCGTTCGGACGTCCGCTTATTCCTCTCGGCGATTTATCTCTCATTTTATTTTTCACGATTCTTTTTGTTAAAGAAGAAAATCGCAAAGCGCCAAATCCGATTCGCAAACCGTATATTTTAAAAGGTCTCATCGCACTCGGAATTTTTGCTGCGGTAATCGGCGTGTTTTCGTATTGGATGCAGCCTCCGATTTTTTTGATTCCACTTTTTGCGGGCGCTTTAATCGCAGTCTATTTTGATAGGCTTTATTCGTCGATGTCGTATTATCCGAAGCCCCGCGTGCATTTAGTTTATGCGTTTTACATTCTCTCTTCTTTTTTAGTGCTTCCCGTATTTCGTTTATTTCTTTTGCTGCAAATCGCATATGTTTTTATTCGGCGTTACCGCAACTGGATTGATCGAAAAGATCGATTGATTACCGCTCACGAAGAAGCGCGGATTACGAATCATCGCATTGTGATGAAAATGGGTGAAACGGTAAATGATTTTTCCGATTTACACGAATCGATAGCCAATTTTCTTTCGACTCTTGCCGAAGGAATTGAAGCGAAATCCGCTGCGGTTTACATTTGGGATGAAAAACAAAAACTTTTCCGCTGCTCGGATATTTACGGAATCTTTTTCCCGTTAACGCGCGGAAACGAAATGAGTTTTACTCATGCCGAAGCGCTTCGCGAAATCGCTTTTGCACAACAAATTTCCGAATCCGAAAATGTGATTTGGCAATGTGGAATTTCGCGGACGGGTGAACTCATTCGTTTTGCGAGTTCTGACGAACGCATTCTTTCTCTCGGCAGTCGCGCGGCAAATATTCGCACTCTCATTTTAGAGCCGCTGACATTTAATAAACAACTGCTCGGCGTTCTTGTCGTGGAAAATAAATTATACGAACATTATTTTGATGACAGCGATTATTATCTGGTGCAAAATTTTGCGCATTATGCAACGATGATTTTAAAAGCGAATGAAGCTCTCGTTGAACGCCAAAATCAAGCGCGGACTCAAGCGGAATTGCAATTAGGATTTCATATTCAGTCCGGACTTTTGCCGAATCGCATTCCCATTTGCGACGGCATTTCTCTTGCGGGTTCGATGACGCCGGCAAAAGAAATCGGTGGCGATTACTTTGACTTTTTGGATTTGCCAAACGGCAATTTGGGAATTGTCATCGGCGACGTTTCGGGAAAAGGCGTTCCCGCGGGAATGGTGATGACGACGCTTTACGCATTCTTGCACGCCGAATGTCATCATTTCGAAAATTCCTACAGCGCACTCGTTCACGTCAATTCCGAACTTTCGGGGCGTATCGCCGAAACGATGTTTGCTTCGTTACTTTTCTTTGAATGGAATCCAAAGAAAAAATCGCTGCATTATACGAGTTGCGGACACGAACACATTTTGCATTTTAAGAAATCTGAAAATGCCTTAGAAACGATTAAGAGCGGGGGAATTGCGCTCGGCATGATCGATGACAACAGTCGCATTATCCGCGAAAAAGAATTAGCGGTAAGCGCGGGCGATACCGTTCTCCTTTATACCGACGGTGTCACGGAATCGGTGAACGATAAAGGCGAAATGTTCGGACTTTCGCGTTTGCAAAATTTTGTTTCGGAATACGAAGCGCTTTCGGCAGAAGAAATTCGCACATCGCTTCTCGAAGTGTTAAAGAATTTTGCGAATGGCGCAGCACAAGCAGATGATATCACAATTCTCGTGATGAAATTTTAA
- a CDS encoding HD domain-containing protein yields MDSIDFSALEEYIYENRLMDSFLHGLDHWRQVEFNGLLLAKKTFADETVVRLFALFHDSKRCVDGYDDTHGESGAEFAAELRGKLYDLDDKRFEKLIHACSFHTTENASGDVTIDTCYDADRLDLGRVDIYPDPKKMATKAGKKLAAKLLQISTIDHRKFLRNVIRQNRSDLRLE; encoded by the coding sequence ATGGATTCGATTGATTTTTCGGCTTTGGAAGAATACATCTACGAAAATCGTTTGATGGATTCGTTTTTGCACGGTTTAGATCATTGGCGTCAAGTTGAATTCAATGGGCTCTTGCTTGCGAAAAAAACTTTCGCCGACGAAACGGTGGTGCGGCTCTTTGCGCTTTTTCATGATTCGAAACGTTGCGTTGACGGTTACGATGATACGCACGGAGAATCGGGCGCAGAATTTGCTGCAGAACTTCGCGGAAAGCTTTACGATTTAGACGATAAACGATTTGAAAAACTCATTCATGCTTGCAGCTTTCATACAACGGAAAATGCTTCGGGCGATGTGACGATTGACACTTGTTACGACGCTGACCGTTTGGATTTAGGCCGCGTTGACATTTATCCCGATCCAAAAAAAATGGCGACGAAAGCGGGAAAAAAATTAGCGGCGAAACTTCTCCAAATTTCTACAATCGATCATCGCAAATTTTTGCGCAACGTAATTCGCCAAAATCGCAGCGATTTACGTTTGGAGTGA
- a CDS encoding family 16 glycosylhydrolase yields the protein MIHYFIYLNGENLIHSQEKVSFEKRKFTMKFQKVLMILSTGIFAATAMAQSKNYSGAELYTNETQMYGKYEARMMMATGSGLVSSMFLYHNDSYMGGAEPWVEVDIEILGKAPQKFQSNIITGSAEKKVTSEKIHSLPTAANAAYHTYGMEWTPDYVAWFIDGELVRKAKRDSSDSKGQVQALVRPQDLRFNLWSSEDAGWVGAWNDAILPVHQFINWVKVYKYTPGAGENGSDFTLSWTDNFDTFDASRWNCGEWTFDGNRVDLKQENATVKDGYMVLSLTKAGNEGFYGTVPVDTESSNTENPPVVNPPIVNPPVVNPPVDTTTAIRKSAVRSHGNSHPEYLKTYDLIGRSKGKRKK from the coding sequence TTGATACATTATTTTATATATTTAAATGGAGAGAATTTAATTCACTCTCAAGAGAAGGTATCTTTTGAAAAAAGGAAGTTCACGATGAAATTTCAAAAGGTACTTATGATTCTCTCGACTGGAATTTTCGCCGCCACTGCAATGGCGCAGAGCAAAAATTATTCGGGTGCAGAACTCTATACGAATGAAACGCAGATGTATGGCAAATACGAGGCGCGGATGATGATGGCGACGGGCTCGGGGCTCGTAAGCTCTATGTTCTTGTATCATAACGATTCGTATATGGGCGGCGCGGAGCCGTGGGTAGAAGTGGATATTGAAATTCTCGGAAAAGCTCCGCAGAAGTTCCAATCGAATATCATCACGGGCAGCGCTGAGAAAAAAGTAACGAGTGAAAAAATTCATTCGCTTCCGACTGCAGCCAATGCCGCTTATCATACTTATGGAATGGAATGGACGCCGGATTATGTCGCTTGGTTTATCGATGGTGAACTTGTACGCAAAGCGAAACGCGATTCGAGCGATAGCAAGGGTCAGGTGCAAGCGTTAGTGCGTCCGCAGGATTTGCGTTTTAATTTATGGTCTTCGGAAGATGCGGGCTGGGTTGGCGCATGGAATGATGCGATTCTTCCGGTGCATCAATTCATCAACTGGGTAAAGGTTTACAAATATACGCCGGGCGCAGGAGAAAATGGCTCGGACTTTACTCTCAGTTGGACGGATAATTTTGACACTTTTGACGCGAGCCGTTGGAATTGTGGCGAATGGACTTTTGACGGAAACCGCGTCGATTTAAAACAGGAAAATGCGACGGTTAAAGACGGCTACATGGTTCTTAGTTTAACGAAAGCGGGAAACGAAGGATTCTACGGAACAGTTCCCGTGGATACGGAATCGTCAAACACAGAAAATCCTCCGGTAGTGAATCCGCCGATTGTGAATCCTCCTGTTGTAAATCCGCCTGTCGATACGACAACTGCAATTCGTAAAAGCGCAGTGCGTTCTCATGGAAATTCACATCCCGAATATTTAAAAACCTACGACCTCATCGGGCGCAGTAAAGGAAAAAGGAAAAAATGA